In the Arachis ipaensis cultivar K30076 chromosome B04, Araip1.1, whole genome shotgun sequence genome, ATAATAATCTTTTGTCCAAGTAAAGGGAATATGCCATATAAGTTTCTAACAAGGAGACAAAGTCACACGTCAATTCATCGACAAATAGATAATgctaaataatttgtaaaataaaGGTACACCTAACTTTCGATGTGACAAAATCTGAACCAAATTATTATCTTTATCAAGTtcgaaattaaaagtaaatatatTTATGTCATAATTGATGCTAATAATActgtatatatattatattacccAATAACTTAGAGGATGAATTATTGTACTTGAAAACAATATATTATGCTCTTAAGATATAATTAAATAGAGAAATGGCTTGGTAATGAGTACCttactttaaaaaataataattacaatCACAGCATAATACAGGGGAAGATTTTAACATTTTGTGCCACCAAAGTGAGACTCCTCAAATTAAAGATTATTGTTCCAAAGACGCCAAAAACATCAACTTAATCATGCATTATATATGAATATATACACCGCACCTCGCTTATAATATTAATTAACCACATAGACTAATTTGTATATTAGCATGATCACTACTATGTTCCTCTCCTTGTGGAATCTAATTAACTTTAACTTAGATTATTAGAGATCATTATCTTAAATTCTTCATCATAATAATGGGTATCTTTACACACGAATTTGCTACTCCATCTTCTGTGGCTCCTGCTAGGCTTTACAAAGCTATGGCATTAGATTTTCATAATCTCTTCCCAAAGATTGTAGATTCTATTCAGTGTGTTGAAACAATTGAAGGAAATGGTGCTGCTGGAACAATAAAGAAGATCACCTTGGTTGAAGGTCAGTGCTANNNNNNNNNNNNNNNNNNNNNNNNNNNNNNNNNNNNNNNNNNNNNNNNNNNNNNNNNNNNNNNNNNNNNNNNNNNNNNNNNNNNNNNNNNNNNNNNNNNNNNNNNNNNNNNNNNNNNNNNNNNNNNNNNNNNNNNNNNNNNNNNNNNNNNNNNNNNNNNNNNNNNNNNNNNNNNNNNNNNNNNNNNNNNNNNNNNNNNNNNNNNNNNNNNNNNNNNNNNNNNNNNNNNNNNNNNNNNNNNNNNNNNNNNNNNNNNNNNNNNNNNNNNNNNNNNNNNNNNNNNNNNNNNNNNNNNNNNNNNNNNNNNNNNNNNNNNNNNNNNNNNNNNNNNNNNNNNNNNNNNNNNNNNNNNNNNNNNNNNNNNNNNNNNNNNNNNNNNNNNNNNNNNNNNNNNNNNNNNNNNNNNNNNNNNNNNNNNNNNNNNNNNNNNNNNNNNNNNNNNNNNNNNNNNNNNNNNNNNNNNNNNNNNNNNNNNNNNNNNNNNNNNNNNNNNNNNNNNNNNNNNNNNNNNNNNNNNNNNNNNNNNNNNNNNNNNNNNNNNNNNNNNNNNNNNNNNNNNNNNNNNNNNNNNNNNNNNNNNNNNNNNNNNNNNNNNNNNNNNNNNNNNNNNNNNNNNNNNNNNNNNNNNNNNNNNNNNNNNNNNNNNNNNNNNNNNNNNNNNNNNNNNNNNNNNNNNNNNNNNNNNNNNNNNNNNNNNNNNNNNNNNNNNNNNNNNNNNNNNNNNNNNNNNNNNNNNNNNNNNNNNNNNNNNNNNNNNNNNNNNNNNNNNNNNNNNNNNNNNNNNNNNNNNNNNNNNNNNNNNNNNNNNNNNNNNNNNNNNNNNNNNNNNNNNNNNNNNNNNNNNNNNNNNNNNNNNNNNNNNNNNNNNNNNNNNNNNNNNNNNNNNNNNNNNNNNNNNNNNNNNNNNNNNNNNNNNNNNNNNNNNNNNNNNNNNNNNNNNNNNNNNNNNNNNNNNNNNNNNNNNNNNNNNNNNNNNNNNNNNNNNNNNNNNNNNNNNNNNNNNNNNNNNNNNNNNNNNNNNNNNNNNNNNNNNNNNNNNNNNNNNNNNNNNNNNNNNNNNNNNNNNNNNNNNNNNNNNNNNNNNNNNNNNNNNNNNNNNNNNNNNNNNNNNNNNNNNNNNNNNNNNNNNNNNNNNNNNNNNNNNNNNNNNNNNNNNNNNNNNNNNNNNNNNNNNNNNNNNNNNNNNNNNNNNNNNNNNNNNNNNNNNNNNNNNNNNNNNNNNNNNNNNNNNNNNNNNNNNNNNNNNNNNNNNNNNNNNNNNNNNNNNNNNNNNNNNNNNNNNNNNNNNNNNNNNNNNNNNNNNNNNNNNNNNNNNNNNNNNNNNNNNNNNNNNNNNNNNNNNNNNNNNNNNNNNNNNNNNNNNNNNNNNNNNNNNNNNNNNNNNNNNNNNNNNNNNNNNNNNNNNNNNNNNNNNNNNNNNNNNNNNNNNNNNNNNNNNNNNNNNNNNNNNNNNNNNNNNNNNNNNNNNNNNNNNNNNNNNNNNNNNNNNNNNNNNNNNNNNNNNNNNNNNNNNNNNNNNNNNNNNNNNNNNNNNNNNNNNNNNNNNNNNNNNNNNNNNNNNNNNNNNNNNNNNNNNNNNNNNNNNNNNNNNNNNNNNNNNNNNNNNNNNNNNNNNNNNNNNNNNNNNNNNNNNNNNNNNNNNNNNNNNNNTTAGATGTTAGAGAAAATGCTTTATGTATATGGAAAATGCTTTATGTTTGACTTTTATTAAAGGTATTAAAGGTGGGAAAAGCAGGTATGTATTGCACAAAGTTGAAGAAGTTGATGAGGCCAAATGGGTATACAACTACAGCATTGTAGGGTTAGTTAGATGTTAGAGAAAATGCTTTATGTATATGGAAAATGCTTTATGTttgacttttatttatattattaaagGTGGGAAAAGCAGGTATGTATTGCACAAAGTTGAAGAAGTTGATGAGGCCAAATGGGTATACAACTACAGCATAATTGGGGGTGTAGGGTTACCAGAAACATGGGAGAAGATCTCATTTGAGACCATAGTAATGGAAGGTCCAAAAGAGGAAGGAGGATCCATTAGGAAGGTGAACATAAAGTATTTCACCAAAGGAGATGCTGAGGTGTGTGATGAAGTGCTCAAGAGTAACCAAAGCAGGGCTGAAGGCCTTCTCAAGTTCATTGAGGCTTACCTTCTTGCAAATCCTCATTATGTATAACCAAATCTATATATACACTTGCCATTCATCACCTTCATGCCCAACAATAAAGAGCTGCCATATAATGGGGAAAACTTAATTTCATATTGGATACACGTGTGTATGAAACTTTATTATACTTAGATTGGATCTAAGTTAATATGTATCAATGATTGAGCTAATTATATATAGGTGGGTTGATTAAGCTAATTGAAAAGGGGTTGAATAAggttttttttaaattgataatgacatagtaaaataaaaagttaaaaatatgaacaatatgaacaatgagTTAAAAATTTggtttaatgaaattaaaaggaaaaaaatattctACCTAAATTATCCGATCAAAAAATCTCATTCaataacttaaaaattttaaccaTTCATTATatcttaatttattaaaataccaattttttttgtgaaattctctGCTATTGTTACCGTCGCTTGATCTCCAATTAGTCCCATCGTCGTCATCGGGATCCTCCTCATCGCCACTGATTCCGTCAACAAGACCCTTATCGACATTGCTTTTCTCCAGACCAAAAATGAATGGCGCTGCCTGATTCCTCCTTGTCGTTGCTGCTTAGCTTGCAACACACCGTGACTGCATCGCTCACTCCTAttgaaaataaccatccacttaaggataaaaataatcatccatatctagtgaattgaacatatagtatattttaattgTATATAACTAAACACAATCCAATTAAATAACCATCcatataagaattaaaataactatCCACATgcctactaaaatgaccatcctgAATTAGCCATATTGATTGAATACCAGAACTTGAACTTAGGGAGGCGACAAAGGGATGAAACTCATCGGAGCCCCTAGCGGGGAGAGTGACACCATCGTAGAGTTCCTGAATTTCGGGATCAACTTGAGGGAAAAGGA is a window encoding:
- the LOC107639015 gene encoding class-10 pathogenesis-related protein 1; amino-acid sequence: MGIFTHEFATPSSVAPARLYKAMALDFHNLFPKIVDSIQCVETIEGNGAAGTIKKITLVEGGKSRYVLHKVEEVDEAKWVYNYSIIGGVGLPETWEKISFETIVMEGPKEEGGSIRKVNIKYFTKGDAEVCDEVLKSNQSRAEGLLKFIEAYLLANPHYV